One Thermofilum pendens Hrk 5 DNA segment encodes these proteins:
- a CDS encoding ornithine cyclodeaminase, whose translation MHVKVLRAEDVAHVIREVGLNTFLDGLINRLEEVFRRWRELKVVPRVSFHYASGVMEAMPASDARWYSVKIVNGHPGNPLRGLQTVVAVGVLADVETGYPVMIADATLLTALRTGATSALATKYLARRGSENLGIIGTGAQSEFLVYSISRVANSVEKVFFYDIDPKAMEKFEKNISRLGFELVRAGSPREVALNSDVLVTATTSKGKDRVVLNEWVRPGTHINAVGGDAPGKTELDPAILLRSKLVVELLEQAIVEGETQSVGRDAVYAELWEVVSGLKHGRSSEEEVTVFDSVGIAVEDLATLTYLYGLAERMQVGLDLELFPRLSDPKDLFFTLISDAGQRA comes from the coding sequence GTGCATGTCAAAGTCCTCCGCGCGGAAGACGTAGCCCATGTAATCAGAGAAGTTGGGCTGAACACTTTCTTAGACGGGCTTATAAATAGGCTGGAGGAGGTCTTTAGAAGGTGGCGAGAGCTCAAAGTCGTTCCACGCGTCAGCTTTCACTACGCGTCTGGCGTTATGGAGGCAATGCCGGCCAGCGATGCAAGGTGGTACTCCGTCAAGATCGTTAACGGCCACCCGGGTAACCCTTTGAGAGGCTTACAAACAGTGGTGGCAGTGGGGGTACTCGCTGACGTGGAGACAGGTTACCCCGTGATGATCGCGGACGCCACCCTTCTAACAGCTCTGCGCACTGGTGCTACCAGCGCTCTGGCAACGAAGTACCTCGCGAGACGAGGGTCGGAGAACCTCGGAATTATAGGGACGGGAGCTCAGTCCGAGTTCCTCGTATACTCTATTTCGAGGGTTGCGAATAGCGTCGAGAAAGTCTTCTTTTACGATATAGATCCGAAAGCAATGGAGAAGTTCGAGAAGAACATTTCGAGGCTGGGGTTCGAGCTTGTAAGAGCGGGTAGCCCCCGTGAGGTCGCGCTTAACTCCGATGTATTAGTGACCGCTACGACCTCCAAGGGTAAAGACCGCGTAGTCCTAAACGAATGGGTACGCCCTGGTACCCATATCAACGCCGTAGGCGGCGATGCTCCGGGAAAAACGGAGTTAGATCCTGCGATACTTTTGAGGTCTAAGCTCGTCGTAGAGCTCCTCGAGCAAGCGATTGTGGAGGGGGAAACGCAGAGCGTCGGTAGGGATGCTGTTTACGCGGAGCTTTGGGAGGTTGTGTCAGGGCTGAAACATGGACGTTCGAGTGAGGAGGAAGTCACCGTGTTCGACTCCGTGGGAATCGCGGTGGAAGACTTAGCAACACTGACGTATCTCTACGGCTTAGCAGAGAGGATGCAGGTGGGCCTGGACTTAGAGCTCTTTCCTAGGCTTTCAGATCCCAAGGACTTGTTCTTCACGCTGATAAGCGATGCTGGTCAACGGGCATAG
- the albA gene encoding DNA-binding protein Alba, whose protein sequence is MSEVGTVFVGNKPVSSYVLAAVTQFTSGSKRVVLKARGRAISRAVDAAELVRRFLGGKVDYGNIKIGSEKVGEPGKERTVSTIEIELVKKE, encoded by the coding sequence ATGTCGGAAGTAGGAACAGTCTTCGTCGGTAACAAGCCCGTGAGTAGCTACGTGCTAGCAGCAGTGACACAGTTTACCAGTGGGAGCAAGAGAGTCGTACTGAAGGCAAGAGGGCGAGCGATAAGCAGGGCTGTCGACGCTGCAGAGCTCGTGAGAAGGTTCCTAGGTGGCAAAGTCGACTACGGCAACATCAAGATCGGTAGCGAGAAGGTCGGCGAGCCAGGCAAGGAAAGGACTGTCTCCACCATAGAGATAGAGCTCGTAAAGAAGGAGTAG
- a CDS encoding glycoside hydrolase family 57 protein, whose amino-acid sequence MVKVSPGKIGAVILQGSKVSLNFTVENDEGTPVKGTPFFNLKAQGKQQIYVVFEQAVIQPGEKATFNFEVKFDVPVGEAVAYFCFETDKAVCEERQVYIAGEGEAIYVAFVWHHHQAPQFYPDGSLKDEWAFIHVAKGDFYAYSGGPYKVHMETHKRIPGFIDVDHFSPSLLEQWLLFLSGKLRSSTATKEDVEGLLSFLREKIREGIVEPLGSVYAHTVLGLVLKKAKQRGLDEIAKKLIEWELREGLKIVEEALGRRPSGLWTPEMFWHMDLVDLYGSLGVRYTVLCEQHFTRAGGDKENIYEPYVVEDPISGRSVVVFFRDLKLSNWISFKVDFKNPEEADNEARRFVIELAKRREVAPGGIVTIALDGENWMIMPAYRKYAPYFLEKVLEYILESQVIRLTTLSKYLDQNPPKRVLDYIPSGSWVELSDKQWTGGAKDELWNEAMETLVYVESAYRLLEPEAERLLADPDSPLYRLFKAIAIAIDSDFYWYGELEREREFIKEWLAEARKIAGEILGNLKAREVGRTNNHAFIEIENRNLFSAKVRIVSEAKSRVDETSIIIPASSKVTLPVYVGDSNTLVRVVSGKVTLQVVGGVDGSPAPLSL is encoded by the coding sequence ATGGTGAAAGTATCACCTGGGAAAATCGGAGCTGTAATCTTACAGGGAAGCAAGGTATCGCTGAACTTTACCGTGGAGAACGATGAAGGCACTCCCGTAAAGGGCACTCCTTTCTTCAACCTAAAGGCTCAGGGGAAGCAACAGATATACGTTGTGTTCGAGCAAGCGGTTATTCAGCCTGGAGAAAAAGCAACGTTCAACTTTGAAGTTAAATTCGACGTACCGGTTGGAGAGGCTGTCGCGTACTTCTGCTTCGAGACGGACAAGGCTGTATGTGAAGAGAGGCAGGTCTACATCGCGGGGGAGGGTGAAGCCATCTACGTAGCTTTCGTGTGGCATCACCACCAGGCCCCCCAGTTTTACCCCGACGGGAGCCTAAAGGACGAGTGGGCATTTATACACGTCGCTAAGGGCGACTTCTACGCGTATTCGGGGGGACCCTACAAGGTACACATGGAGACGCACAAACGTATACCAGGCTTTATCGATGTAGACCACTTCTCCCCGTCGCTCCTGGAGCAGTGGTTGCTTTTTCTATCGGGTAAGCTAAGGTCCTCGACAGCAACCAAGGAGGACGTAGAGGGGTTGCTGAGCTTTCTTAGGGAGAAGATCCGGGAAGGCATCGTGGAGCCCCTGGGAAGCGTCTACGCCCACACGGTTCTCGGCCTCGTTCTGAAGAAGGCTAAGCAGAGGGGCCTCGACGAGATAGCGAAGAAGTTGATCGAGTGGGAGCTCCGGGAGGGCTTGAAGATTGTGGAGGAAGCCCTGGGCCGCCGGCCGAGCGGGCTTTGGACACCCGAAATGTTCTGGCACATGGACCTCGTCGACCTCTACGGCTCGCTCGGAGTAAGGTACACCGTCCTGTGCGAGCAACACTTTACGCGCGCTGGTGGGGACAAGGAGAACATTTACGAGCCATACGTCGTCGAGGACCCTATTTCCGGGAGATCCGTCGTCGTCTTCTTCAGGGACCTAAAGCTCAGCAACTGGATTAGCTTCAAGGTTGACTTCAAGAATCCAGAGGAAGCGGACAACGAAGCTAGAAGGTTTGTTATAGAGCTGGCTAAGAGGAGGGAGGTCGCGCCAGGCGGGATTGTAACCATAGCTCTCGACGGCGAGAACTGGATGATCATGCCGGCGTACAGGAAGTACGCGCCGTACTTCCTGGAAAAAGTGCTCGAGTACATCTTGGAGAGCCAGGTAATAAGGCTCACGACTTTATCGAAGTACCTCGACCAGAACCCGCCGAAACGCGTCCTTGACTACATACCGTCGGGCTCCTGGGTAGAGCTCTCGGATAAGCAGTGGACCGGGGGCGCAAAGGACGAGCTCTGGAACGAGGCAATGGAAACTTTAGTCTACGTTGAATCAGCGTATAGATTACTGGAACCGGAGGCTGAGCGCCTGCTCGCAGATCCCGACTCACCACTCTACAGGCTGTTCAAAGCCATCGCTATAGCCATAGACAGCGACTTCTACTGGTACGGAGAGTTGGAAAGAGAACGGGAGTTTATAAAGGAGTGGTTAGCAGAGGCGCGGAAGATAGCTGGAGAAATACTCGGAAACCTTAAGGCAAGGGAAGTCGGGAGGACGAACAACCATGCTTTCATCGAAATTGAAAACAGAAATCTCTTCTCGGCGAAGGTGAGGATAGTTTCAGAGGCTAAGAGCCGAGTCGATGAAACGAGTATAATTATCCCAGCGTCCTCGAAGGTAACCCTTCCCGTCTACGTCGGTGACTCAAATACCCTTGTGAGAGTGGTTTCCGGTAAAGTAACTCTTCAAGTTGTTGGCGGCGTTGACGGTTCTCCGGCGCCCCTCTCTCTTTAG
- a CDS encoding glycerate kinase type-2 family protein, which translates to MSEASEHARMVAVTLALEGVAVADPAKAVENYVRLEGDELVLRDGTRVGLRGRVIVVGAGKATGGMAVGIEKVLGDRISGGVISVPEDLVESVSKQLSRIQVVGATHPRASRKSVEAGERIVSTVRGLREEDTVIALFSGGGSALAELPAEGVDIEELGELSVKLMKAGADIVELNTVRKHLSRFKGGWLAKHAYPAAVVALLISDVVGDRMDTIASGPTVPDPTTYQDAVAVIRKYRLEDSLPQSIRRILEDGLKGLAPETPKPGDPAFSRVHNRIIASNTLSLNAMAEKAKAMGYNTVILTSLLEGEAREVAKVLAAIAKEVLKTGNPVSPPAVILAGGETTVTVKGKGLGGRNQELALSAAIALKGVDRVALVSIGSDGRDGPTDVAGAVVDGYTYQRALAKGVRPEEYLENNDSYNFFRVVGGHVKTGYTGTNVNDFVVIVVEKENPWE; encoded by the coding sequence GTGAGCGAGGCTTCCGAGCACGCGAGAATGGTAGCGGTTACGCTGGCCCTCGAAGGCGTAGCGGTAGCTGACCCCGCAAAGGCTGTGGAGAACTATGTGAGACTGGAGGGAGACGAGCTGGTACTCAGGGACGGGACGCGCGTGGGCTTAAGGGGTAGAGTCATCGTTGTCGGCGCGGGTAAAGCGACGGGCGGGATGGCTGTAGGCATAGAGAAAGTGCTCGGAGACAGGATATCCGGAGGGGTTATTTCCGTTCCAGAGGATCTTGTCGAATCGGTCTCGAAGCAACTGTCGAGAATACAGGTTGTCGGCGCGACACATCCAAGGGCTTCTAGGAAAAGCGTGGAGGCCGGAGAGAGAATAGTGTCTACAGTCAGGGGGCTGAGAGAGGAGGATACGGTAATAGCCTTATTCTCGGGGGGCGGTAGCGCGCTCGCGGAGTTGCCGGCGGAGGGCGTAGATATCGAGGAGCTCGGAGAGCTGAGCGTCAAGCTGATGAAGGCTGGGGCAGACATAGTAGAGCTTAATACTGTGCGTAAACATCTCTCCAGGTTTAAGGGAGGCTGGCTTGCGAAGCACGCTTACCCAGCCGCCGTGGTGGCTCTTCTCATATCCGATGTAGTAGGAGACAGAATGGACACTATAGCATCTGGACCAACGGTCCCGGATCCCACGACGTACCAGGACGCTGTAGCCGTGATAAGGAAGTACAGGCTAGAGGATAGTTTACCCCAGTCCATTAGGCGCATACTAGAGGACGGGCTCAAAGGCCTGGCCCCGGAGACCCCAAAGCCGGGAGACCCCGCGTTCAGCAGGGTGCACAACAGGATAATCGCCAGCAACACCTTGTCGCTCAACGCCATGGCGGAGAAGGCTAAAGCGATGGGCTACAATACCGTGATACTAACGTCGCTCCTAGAGGGCGAGGCTAGAGAAGTCGCGAAGGTTCTTGCCGCCATTGCGAAGGAGGTTTTAAAGACAGGTAACCCTGTAAGCCCACCAGCGGTAATACTCGCCGGCGGCGAGACCACGGTTACGGTGAAGGGGAAAGGGCTGGGCGGACGCAACCAGGAGTTGGCACTCTCAGCGGCCATAGCGCTTAAAGGCGTTGACAGGGTAGCCTTGGTCTCGATAGGGAGTGACGGCAGGGATGGTCCCACGGATGTCGCCGGCGCCGTTGTAGACGGCTACACCTACCAGAGAGCCCTCGCGAAGGGTGTACGCCCGGAGGAATACTTAGAGAACAACGACAGTTACAACTTCTTCAGGGTAGTAGGAGGCCACGTAAAGACTGGGTACACTGGGACAAACGTCAACGACTTCGTAGTAATAGTAGTGGAAAAGGAAAACCCGTGGGAATAA
- a CDS encoding glycosyltransferase family 2 protein, with protein MYPKVSIVIVNFKGTEALKKCLRSVFETEYPDYEVIVVDSLTDNVEKALRDEFGSKENLKIIHFDSNIGASGSHNVGAMASDPNSKYLVFLDNDVEVEKDWLKRLVETAEESPRIGCVQAKVISKSNEGRMDHAGLALDLTATWLSTYGFREEIFQRPIELFVASSAALLTPRELYFKVGGFDSSYFIYDDDTDYTWRVRLQGYISLLETRARVYHEDKISSRLRFDKLYFGYRNRLQNIVKNMDAKNMVVSLLVTLYLGYLVTVLLALAGRIRETAAYFLSSTSVVFSLPRLMWKRKLVSLKRRVPDSYFEKKGFLRKDLLGTIYMTRALLIRSVRKK; from the coding sequence GTGTACCCAAAGGTAAGCATAGTCATAGTGAACTTTAAGGGAACAGAAGCACTGAAAAAGTGTCTGAGAAGCGTTTTCGAAACCGAGTACCCCGACTACGAGGTCATAGTTGTAGACTCCCTGACCGATAACGTCGAGAAAGCTTTGAGGGACGAGTTCGGATCTAAGGAAAACTTGAAGATCATTCACTTCGACTCGAACATCGGCGCCTCGGGATCCCACAACGTAGGGGCGATGGCGAGCGACCCTAACAGTAAGTACCTGGTGTTCCTCGACAACGACGTTGAAGTAGAAAAGGACTGGTTGAAGAGGCTGGTCGAGACCGCCGAGGAGAGCCCGAGGATCGGATGCGTTCAGGCGAAAGTGATCTCGAAGAGCAATGAGGGTAGGATGGATCACGCAGGGCTAGCGTTAGACTTGACGGCGACGTGGCTTTCTACGTACGGGTTTAGAGAAGAGATATTCCAGCGCCCGATAGAGTTGTTCGTCGCCAGTTCGGCTGCGCTTTTAACCCCACGCGAGCTCTACTTTAAGGTAGGCGGGTTCGACAGCTCCTACTTCATATACGACGACGACACGGATTACACGTGGCGCGTTAGGCTTCAGGGCTACATCTCCCTCCTGGAGACAAGGGCTCGCGTATACCACGAGGACAAGATAAGCTCGAGGCTACGCTTCGACAAGCTGTACTTCGGGTATCGGAACAGGCTTCAGAACATCGTGAAAAACATGGACGCGAAGAACATGGTCGTTAGCCTGCTGGTGACCCTCTACCTTGGATACCTGGTAACGGTACTCCTAGCGCTTGCCGGCAGGATCAGGGAGACAGCCGCATACTTCTTGTCGTCTACGAGCGTCGTGTTCTCGCTACCAAGGCTTATGTGGAAGCGTAAGCTAGTCTCGCTGAAGAGAAGGGTTCCCGACAGCTACTTCGAGAAGAAAGGCTTCCTTAGGAAGGACCTTCTCGGGACGATCTACATGACGAGGGCATTGCTTATTCGCTCGGTAAGGAAGAAGTAG
- a CDS encoding protoporphyrinogen/coproporphyrinogen oxidase, translated as MRRESIVVLGAGLAGLSFAYEATRLGHSVTLVEKEAEAGGLLRSEEVNGYVFDTGGSHVIFSKYPERVKFLTRILNGNIVRNRRDARIFYNGTLVKYPFENGLYALPAEKRYKALKDILERYIEYRCGGSRSVENFEEWLYATFGETIASEYLVPYNRKLWKRDLKQISLDWVGNRVPQPPLDDVIRSAVGIPTEGYLHQLFFYYPRSGGIQSLADAFKARVEGSPLSSLVLGKEAVKVDPYEGEVVLSDGSAVRGDRIVSTIPLPELYRALGLRLNLDYNSLVVVGVGVKDARLPRVHWIYFPNEDIVFHRLAILSNYSPYMSPKGSATLVAEITLRPGETFDEEKVVNATLDGLEAAGLLRGRGSVEVVRAWYWRYAYIVYDHNYSRRVREAKERLRRLGISLIGRFGLWEYMNMDDVVYRSISEARRMGRAR; from the coding sequence ATGCGGAGAGAGAGCATAGTAGTGCTAGGCGCTGGTCTCGCGGGGCTGTCGTTCGCCTACGAGGCTACCAGGCTTGGTCACTCCGTCACACTGGTAGAAAAAGAGGCAGAGGCAGGGGGGCTTCTGAGGAGCGAGGAGGTAAATGGCTACGTGTTCGACACGGGAGGCTCCCACGTGATTTTCTCAAAGTATCCCGAGAGAGTGAAGTTTTTGACGAGGATTTTGAACGGGAATATTGTTAGGAACAGGCGGGATGCACGCATATTCTACAACGGTACGCTGGTGAAGTACCCATTTGAGAACGGTCTCTACGCTCTCCCGGCAGAGAAGAGGTATAAAGCCTTGAAGGACATTTTAGAAAGGTACATAGAGTACAGGTGCGGGGGTTCGCGGAGCGTTGAAAACTTCGAGGAATGGCTTTACGCAACGTTTGGGGAAACCATAGCTAGCGAGTACTTGGTGCCGTACAACAGGAAGCTTTGGAAGAGGGATTTGAAGCAAATATCCCTGGACTGGGTTGGCAACAGGGTTCCTCAGCCTCCGCTGGACGACGTGATTAGAAGCGCCGTTGGTATACCGACGGAGGGCTACTTGCACCAGCTCTTCTTCTACTACCCTCGAAGTGGCGGTATTCAATCACTCGCAGATGCCTTCAAAGCACGCGTGGAGGGATCGCCTCTATCCTCTTTAGTGCTCGGAAAGGAGGCCGTAAAGGTGGATCCCTACGAGGGGGAGGTCGTGTTGTCGGACGGCTCCGCGGTTAGGGGCGATAGGATTGTCTCCACGATCCCCTTGCCGGAGCTTTACAGGGCGCTAGGGCTACGCTTGAACCTAGACTACAACTCCCTGGTGGTCGTAGGTGTAGGCGTTAAGGATGCCAGGCTACCCAGGGTGCACTGGATATACTTCCCGAACGAGGATATCGTTTTCCACAGATTGGCGATCCTAAGCAACTACAGCCCGTACATGTCGCCAAAGGGTTCTGCCACCTTAGTGGCGGAGATTACGCTTAGACCAGGAGAGACCTTCGACGAGGAAAAAGTCGTCAACGCGACGCTGGACGGATTAGAGGCGGCCGGCTTGCTGAGAGGTAGAGGGAGCGTGGAGGTTGTACGCGCATGGTACTGGAGATATGCCTACATAGTGTACGATCACAATTACTCGAGGAGAGTTCGCGAGGCCAAGGAGAGGCTCAGGAGGCTAGGAATATCGCTGATAGGCAGGTTCGGCCTGTGGGAGTACATGAACATGGACGACGTTGTTTACCGCTCTATAAGCGAGGCCAGAAGGATGGGCAGAGCGCGGTGA
- a CDS encoding THUMP domain-containing protein: MLGEFNLVVSTYRQRENDCISELWFFAKELGDSRLDASKTGLPSLVVAKTSLDPEDFVAKAREKIEENPWYFRYILKITPIQVTVDADIQQIVEAALRLSSSRLNPGETFKVEAHIRLSELRREDIIREIASRITNKVNLDNPDKIVLVEVIGDRAGVSVIPPSMILSVERARREAKARKHQSERLDLES; encoded by the coding sequence TTGCTAGGCGAGTTCAACCTCGTAGTCTCTACTTACAGGCAACGCGAGAACGACTGCATCTCAGAGTTATGGTTCTTCGCGAAGGAGCTCGGAGACTCCAGGCTTGACGCCAGCAAGACAGGCCTACCCTCTCTCGTCGTGGCTAAGACCAGCCTAGACCCGGAAGACTTCGTCGCTAAGGCTCGAGAGAAAATAGAGGAGAACCCGTGGTACTTCAGATACATCCTGAAGATAACCCCTATACAGGTTACCGTGGACGCCGACATCCAGCAAATAGTCGAGGCCGCTTTAAGGCTATCCTCTTCCAGGTTGAACCCAGGAGAAACATTCAAAGTCGAAGCCCACATAAGGCTCTCCGAGCTCCGGAGGGAGGACATCATCCGCGAGATAGCCTCTAGGATAACGAACAAGGTAAACCTAGACAACCCGGACAAGATAGTGCTCGTCGAGGTCATCGGGGATAGAGCAGGCGTCTCCGTGATACCTCCCTCGATGATCCTCTCCGTGGAAAGGGCGCGGCGCGAGGCTAAAGCTAGGAAGCACCAAAGCGAGCGCCTAGACCTCGAGAGCTAG
- a CDS encoding ribosome biogenesis/translation initiation ATPase RLI encodes MRVAVIDRSLCRPSKCNQECVKFCPINRSGSKCVWIDEVENKARISEELCVGCGICVKKCPFSAISIVNLPEKLAEDLVHRYGPNGFELFRLPVPKEGRSLGILGSNGVGKSTSLKILAGITRPNLGNFESPPSWDEVIDFFKGSELQTYFEKLSQGKLRVAYKPQAVDALAKVTLSVGEALKKVDEKGVAREVAEELGLLHLWDRPVKALSGGEMQKVAIAATIVKDANVFLIDEPSSYLDVKERLRVADAIRRLARPGVYLVVVEHDLAVLDYVSDLVSIIYGEPGVYGVVGTVKGVRAGINTYIDGYLREENVRFRDYRLEFYDKPPQVAQVPERVLLKWSDLSKTLGDFSLEVSAGEIHKGEVIGILGPNGIGKTTFVKILAGILEPDAGWVQRIGALKLSYKPQFLGEVKVAGTVREFLRESGVDTASSFVQSELIKPLRVHTLFDSYMEELSGGELQRVLIVAALGREADLYLLDEPMAYLDVEQRYAVSRVIRRLTAEKGVATFVVEHDIVAVDFLATTVMVFDGEPGKHGKASPPTNMRDGMNAFLKSVGITFRRDPDTKRPRINKPGSWLDRYQKEVLKEYYYVVIEEEKEK; translated from the coding sequence ATGAGGGTAGCCGTTATAGACAGGTCACTGTGCAGACCTTCTAAGTGTAACCAGGAGTGCGTCAAGTTCTGCCCCATAAACAGGTCTGGCTCTAAATGCGTTTGGATAGACGAGGTCGAAAACAAGGCGAGGATATCTGAGGAACTCTGCGTTGGATGCGGTATATGCGTTAAGAAGTGCCCCTTCTCGGCGATCTCGATAGTAAACCTTCCGGAGAAGCTCGCTGAGGACCTGGTACACAGGTACGGGCCTAACGGCTTTGAGCTCTTCAGGCTACCAGTACCGAAGGAGGGAAGATCCCTTGGAATACTCGGAAGCAACGGCGTGGGCAAGTCTACTTCCCTCAAAATACTCGCGGGCATAACGAGGCCAAATCTCGGAAACTTCGAGTCCCCGCCTAGCTGGGACGAAGTGATAGACTTCTTCAAGGGCTCTGAGCTTCAAACGTACTTCGAAAAGCTCTCTCAGGGAAAGCTCCGCGTAGCCTACAAGCCCCAAGCCGTGGATGCGCTCGCAAAAGTTACCTTAAGCGTCGGGGAGGCGCTGAAGAAGGTTGACGAGAAAGGAGTGGCGCGCGAAGTAGCAGAAGAGCTGGGCCTACTCCACCTATGGGACAGACCGGTCAAAGCTCTCAGCGGTGGAGAGATGCAGAAAGTAGCCATCGCAGCCACCATAGTTAAGGATGCCAACGTTTTCCTCATAGACGAGCCGTCATCGTACCTGGACGTCAAGGAGAGACTGCGAGTGGCGGACGCGATAAGGCGGCTTGCGCGGCCGGGCGTGTACCTCGTCGTGGTAGAGCATGACCTCGCGGTTTTAGACTACGTGTCAGACCTCGTATCGATAATCTACGGCGAGCCAGGGGTATACGGTGTTGTAGGCACTGTTAAGGGCGTCAGAGCTGGCATCAACACGTACATAGACGGCTACCTAAGGGAGGAGAACGTGAGGTTCAGGGACTACAGGCTTGAGTTCTACGACAAACCACCACAGGTAGCGCAGGTTCCCGAAAGGGTTCTGCTGAAGTGGAGCGACCTCTCGAAGACCCTCGGAGACTTCTCTCTCGAAGTTTCTGCCGGTGAAATACACAAAGGCGAGGTCATAGGCATACTTGGGCCTAACGGTATCGGCAAGACAACGTTCGTTAAGATACTCGCCGGCATTTTGGAGCCGGATGCGGGGTGGGTCCAGAGGATCGGCGCCCTAAAGCTGAGCTACAAGCCCCAGTTCCTCGGGGAGGTGAAGGTAGCGGGGACTGTTCGAGAATTTTTGAGGGAGTCTGGCGTCGATACTGCGTCCTCTTTCGTACAGTCAGAGCTTATAAAGCCCTTAAGGGTTCACACGCTCTTCGACAGCTATATGGAGGAGCTGAGCGGAGGAGAGTTGCAGAGAGTACTCATAGTTGCGGCTCTGGGTAGGGAAGCCGACCTCTACCTCCTCGACGAGCCAATGGCGTACCTAGACGTCGAGCAACGCTACGCGGTCTCAAGAGTGATTAGAAGGCTGACTGCCGAGAAAGGCGTAGCCACGTTCGTAGTAGAGCACGACATCGTCGCCGTGGACTTCCTTGCGACAACGGTGATGGTGTTTGACGGAGAGCCCGGCAAGCACGGCAAGGCTTCGCCGCCTACAAACATGAGGGACGGCATGAACGCATTCCTCAAAAGCGTCGGCATAACGTTCAGGAGAGACCCGGACACGAAAAGACCACGCATCAACAAGCCAGGCTCCTGGCTGGATCGCTACCAGAAGGAGGTCCTGAAGGAGTACTACTACGTTGTTATAGAAGAAGAGAAAGAGAAGTAA
- a CDS encoding DNA-directed RNA polymerase, producing MEFCPKCGGLMLPKKIKRSTYLVCQSCGYMVKAKKAETAGYSMRESISEDKRTKVSVFDVKSVTQAEEERAQAKEEYYEVFLETYAEEETEEE from the coding sequence ATGGAGTTTTGCCCGAAGTGCGGGGGCCTTATGCTCCCGAAGAAGATAAAGAGGAGTACGTACCTGGTCTGCCAGTCGTGCGGCTACATGGTGAAGGCGAAGAAAGCCGAAACCGCCGGGTACTCGATGAGGGAGAGTATCTCCGAGGATAAGCGTACAAAGGTCTCCGTCTTCGACGTGAAGAGCGTTACTCAGGCGGAAGAAGAGAGGGCCCAAGCGAAAGAAGAGTACTACGAGGTCTTCCTGGAAACCTACGCCGAGGAGGAAACCGAGGAAGAGTAG
- a CDS encoding stage II sporulation protein M: MDSGVKEAFLLMVFFFSSGILVGAFLVYPVAGKSALGYLGSTPFDVRISPAALALLIFTNNVKVVLLIVLSALAVIGPPLIVFLNGVIVGAVSMYAVERTSIVTLLLSLTPHGVIEVPAILYVSARSYAFGISVWKEILHKSRGNTHTHALELVRALLVTIVLLFIAAVIEAFVTPRIAGIDYVFKP; this comes from the coding sequence TTGGACTCAGGAGTTAAGGAGGCTTTCCTACTGATGGTTTTCTTCTTCTCATCAGGGATTCTCGTCGGGGCTTTCTTGGTCTACCCAGTTGCTGGGAAAAGTGCTTTAGGCTACCTTGGCAGTACCCCATTCGACGTCCGTATCTCGCCCGCGGCACTAGCTTTGCTCATCTTCACCAATAACGTTAAGGTAGTGCTCTTAATCGTACTTTCAGCTCTAGCCGTGATAGGCCCGCCTCTCATAGTATTCCTAAATGGGGTAATAGTAGGCGCAGTGTCCATGTACGCGGTTGAAAGGACGTCTATAGTAACGCTTCTCCTGTCGTTAACCCCTCACGGAGTGATAGAAGTACCCGCCATCCTCTATGTGTCCGCCCGCTCTTATGCTTTCGGAATCTCTGTGTGGAAGGAGATTCTGCATAAGTCTCGCGGCAACACTCATACCCATGCTTTAGAACTTGTTCGAGCTCTTCTGGTGACTATAGTCCTCCTTTTTATTGCCGCCGTTATAGAGGCATTCGTGACGCCGAGGATAGCAGGAATAGATTATGTTTTCAAGCCCTAG